GGCGCGCCGGATGACGTGCTGGGCCACCTGCGCCAGCTGCCGGACCGCGAGTACGACGGCCCGAACGCGGTGAGCGCCGAGTTCTCCCGCACCTGACCCGAAAAACCGCCACGGCGTCGTGCGCGACCGCGCGGCGCCGCTGGCGCTGCCTGGAGGACGTGCATCACCCTGCGGGTGGGGATGACGGCGGCCGGTCACGGGAGGGCCGGGTTCTTGTCGGTGGCAGGCCGTAGGGTCTGCGGCGTGATGGATTACCTGAGCATCCCGACCGCGGCCGGTACGTTCGACGCGATCGCGGCCGGTCCCGTCGACGGCAGGCCCGTGCTGCTGCTGCACGGGTTTCCAGAGGCGGCGGTGTCGTGGGAGCACCAGGTCGCGGTGCTGGGCGACCGGGGTTTCCGCGCGGTGGCGCCCGACCAGCGCGGGTACTCGCCGGGCGTGCGCCCGGAGCAGGCCACCGAGTACGGCATGGACGAGCTGGTGGGCGACGTCCTCGCCATCGCCGGCACGTTGGGGTGGTCCCGGTTCGACCTGGTCGGGCACGACTGGGGCGGTGCGGTCGCCTGGTGGACGGCGTCCGAGCACCCCGAGCGGCTCCGCACGCTGACGGTGGTGTCGACACCGCACCCGGGCGCGCTGGGTCACGCCCTGCGCGTGGACGAGGACCAGCAGTTGCGGTCGCAGTACATGCGGGACTGGCGCTCGAGCTCGACGGAGCGGCAGATGCTCGCGAACAACGCCGAGGCGCTGCGGCGGATGTTCGAGTGGAAGGTGCCGGCGAGCCGGGTCGACGAGTACATCCGGCGGCTGTCCGAGCCGGGAGCCCTGACC
The sequence above is a segment of the Amycolatopsis viridis genome. Coding sequences within it:
- a CDS encoding alpha/beta fold hydrolase is translated as MMDYLSIPTAAGTFDAIAAGPVDGRPVLLLHGFPEAAVSWEHQVAVLGDRGFRAVAPDQRGYSPGVRPEQATEYGMDELVGDVLAIAGTLGWSRFDLVGHDWGGAVAWWTASEHPERLRTLTVVSTPHPGALGHALRVDEDQQLRSQYMRDWRSSSTERQMLANNAEALRRMFEWKVPASRVDEYIRRLSEPGALTAALNWYRANRPRAAIEKVAVPTLYVWSTEDVAFGSTAALETENWVTGAYSFQMLEDVTHWVPEEVPEVLTALLLEHLTAFGADRA
- a CDS encoding DUF2795 domain-containing protein gives rise to the protein MSAPNPIQMQKFLAGVDYPCTRDELVEHAQSQGAPDDVLGHLRQLPDREYDGPNAVSAEFSRT